The following coding sequences lie in one Rutidosis leptorrhynchoides isolate AG116_Rl617_1_P2 chromosome 4, CSIRO_AGI_Rlap_v1, whole genome shotgun sequence genomic window:
- the LOC139841725 gene encoding uncharacterized protein, which translates to MKDWEISNNQVLVCPLCGVCSDSLAHLFFECSFSRDVWQKVLLLSAIATHTDWMLISNELATGPINSAYVVVSKLMFAACVYFIWQERNSRIFKKGEMRVYKTFNKANLDNVIVSEREKTAKEVEAEKAKDAEFE; encoded by the exons ATGAAGGATTGGGAAATTAGTAATAATCAAGTGCTTGTGTGTCCATTGTGTGGCGTTTGTTCTGATTCGCTAGCGCACTTATTTTTTGAGTGCAGCTTCTCTCGTGATGTTTGGCAAAAGGTTTTGCTGCTGTCTGCTATTGCTACTCATACTGATTGGATGCTGATTTCAAATGAGTTAGCTACGGGCCCGATTAATAGTGCTTATGTTGTTGTTTCGAAACTCATGTTTGCTGCTTGTGTTTACTTTATTTGGCAAGAACGGAATAGCAGGATTTTTAAAA AAGGAGAAATGAGGGTTTATAAAACTTTTAATAAAGCCAACCTTGACAACGTTATTGTGTCAGAAAGGGAAAAAACTGCAAAAGAAGTTGAGGCTGAGAAAGCCAAGGATGCTGAATTTGAGTAG